The sequence below is a genomic window from Lentimicrobium saccharophilum.
TGCAGAATACCGGCAACGGATGGCATGTTTTGGGCAACCCGTTTACGGCATCCGTAAGTTATAATTCGTCTGATCCGCAGTTTGCCGCTATCGGTAAAGTGTGGAATGCTGAGGAAGGATCGTTCAACGAGCTATACCCCGGAGCCATCATTCCGGCGATGTCAGGCTTCGCGGTGGAGGTACTTCAGGAAACTGCCGCCTATCACATCCCTGCTGAGTCGCGTACACATGAAGCAGCTTTTCTGCCTGCAGCTCCGGAGCCTTCCATCGCCCTTTCGGTCAGCGAATCAATTCAGGGTACCCGTCAGCGCGCGGCCATCAACCTGAATCAGGCAGCTACAGAATATTTTGATGTTCAGCTGGATGCAGGTTTTCTTCCCGGCTTTGCACCGCAGTTTTACAGCCTCTTCGGCGGCCGGAAGCTTTCCGTCAACACCCTGCCTTCCATTGCCACCGGTGCAGTGATTCCGCTGGGATTTGTGAAAAATGAAGCTGATAGCTACGTTTTTGAGGCTCAGTTTGATGCCCTTTATCCGGATATGCTCCTGTATCTGAATGACCTGAAAACCGGGGAGCTGTATTCGCTTAACGAAACTCCTGTGGTGGAGTTCACCGCTGAAGAAGGTGATGCCCCTGACCGTTTTGAACTGATTTTCGGCACCCTGGGATTGGATGAACAGGACATGGCCGCCGGTCTGAAGGTTTATGCCCACGGTTCCGTGATTTATCTGCTAGGCAATGGCCCCGTTGAAGGGGTAGTTATCCTCAGCACCCTGCAGGGCTCCACATTGCTCGAAAAATCCGTTAAAGGAGAAGCAGTGATTAAGCTGGAAGCCGGAACCCTCGCCAATGGCATTTACATTGTAAGCCTGATCAGCGGGCAGGGCCGGAGCAGCCACAAGGTGGTGCTCAGCAGGTAAGGCAAATTGTTTGATACTAAAGAAAACGGCAGGATCCGGCAGCGGGTCCTGCTTTTTTTGTCCGGGAATGGCTGTGTCCGGTCAGGATCCCAGCCAGTTTTTCATCATCCGAAGTCCTTCCGGGGTCATGACCGATTCGGGATGAAACTGAACGCCGCAGAGATCAAACTCTTTGTGCCGCAGGCTCATGATCACACCCCGGCTATCGGTAGAGGTGATGCGCAGACAGGCGGGGAGGGGAGCCGCCACGGCCCAGCTGTGGTAGAGTCCGGCTTCGAATCCGGTTCCCAAACCTGCAAAAAGCGGGTCGGCGGGTAGCAGGGGCGTTACTTTTACCGTTTCACCGTGGAGGATGTTGCCCGGCTGAAATAATTTTCCCCCGAAGACTTCGGCCATGGCCTGCATGCCCAGGCAAACGCCCAGCATTTTTTTTCTGCCGGCCCATTCCCTGATCAGGATGCAGGTATTTCCGGCTTCGGAGGGCAGCCCAGGGCCCGGGCTGATCACGATGGCGTCGGCGGCCTCCGCTGCAGCTGAAGCGTCCCGGTCATTTTTAATCACTTCAATGGCGTTAGCTCCTGCCTCGCGCAGCAACTGAACCAGGTTCCAGGTAAATGAATCGTAATTGTCGAGCAGCAGGATTTTCATAGCGGCGGCATCGCGCAAAAATAATCAGGATTTTTATACGAGCTCCCTTCGGTCGGTTAAAGGATTCAAATATTCAAATATTCAAAGATTCAAGGATTCAAAGATTCAAGGATTCAAAGATTCAAAAGATTCAAGAATTCAAGGATTAGCTTCGCTGAGCTCCCTTCGGTCGGTTCAAGGATTCAAAGATATTGTTGGCTCAGATTAGTCTCTGCGGCCCTCTGCGAAAACCTCTGCGTTCTCCGCGGTTTTTTTACCGCAAAGGTCGCTGAGAAGACGCAAAGGTCGCGGAGGGGCCAGGTGGAAGCAAGAAGACCTAACAACTTGAAAGAAAACTTGTTAGGTCAGGTTGTTGATTTTTGTGGTCAGGCCCTGTTGAGAAGTCAGGAATTGCGGGGACACAAGATAATCATTGCGTCATTGCGGCTTTGCGCGGGGTAGGTTATCCCGGTTGGTCTCGGCTTCGCTCGACCACCGCCGCTCGACCACCGCCGCTCGACCACCGGGACGGATTCACAATTGAAAGGCCTGCTTAGTTGGTTCTTCTCCTTGAGGTGACTGAGCGAAGTCGAAGTCAGGAGAAGATGTCCGAAGGACAGATTAGGTGATCGATGCCCGTGGCATGCTTCGGGAGGACGCGCGCTGGTTGCAAAAAGAAGACCTGACAAGTTGAAGCCTATCTGCACGGATAATCACTTATTTCCAACGGATTATCATTTTTTACTTCTTCTACTTTTTGCTTGACCAAAAAGTAGCAAAAAGTCAAGGCTTCCCAAAAATGGCTGAAAACAGGCGAGCGTTTTGGCCGGAATCCTGAAAATACACCGCGCTTCGCTTGGTGTATTCGCAAAAGAGGCTGTAATCATTCTGTTTGCACATAATGAAACAGCCTCTATGCGGGATTATCCCGACTAAATCAATAGGAATATGTCTAATACTAATAGCTGATTCCAATAACCTATTGATTAAGTCGGGCTTAAGAAACGAAGGTTGTTACATTCCCCCTCTGCTCAAGACCGATGTACAAAAATCACCGGTGCATCGCCAGCCATTATCACAGACGTTTCTTCTTTATTCCACGCTGCCTGTTTTCTTAACGCCATTTTTGGAAGGCCAATCCTATTTTAATTGTTAATCCCGCTTACGCGGACGTACTCTTTCAGGCCAAAATAATATGCGCGGCCCCGCGGCCTGAGCGGATAAAAAGAAGGAAGTCAACAGATTGTGCTGACATCACTAAGCATTGATTGGAATATCAGTAGAAAGAAGGCCTGACAAGTCGGGAGAAGACTTGTTAGGTAAGGTCGTTGATTGTTTTGGTCAGGCCCTGTTGAGAAGTCAGGAATTGCGGGGACGCAATATAATCTTTGCTTCGTAGCAGCTTGCCCCGCTGTGGCGGGGACTTTGCGTGGGGTAGGTTATGCAGGCTTTATTCCGTTGAGGTCCGTGGCACGTCCCGCCTCTTGGCGGGAAAGACGCGCGCTAACTGGATTCCAGGATTCTCTGTTTTCTTTGTAATCCCAGTAACGTAAGGCAGTGCGAAAAAATTTCAGCATTCGCATAAGCGACCTTCTGGTTTTCGTACGCTGTATCATCTGATAAAACTAAAACAGCTAACCTTGGTACTACAGAAAAACAGGCAGTCGCGGTGCGAATGCGCGGCCCCGCGGCCTGAGCGGATAAAAAGAAGAAAGTCAACAGTTTGTGCTGACATCATCAGGCATTGATTGGAACATCAGTAGAAAGAAGGCCTGACAAGTCGGGAGAAGACTTGTTAGGTAAGGTCGTTGATTGTTTTGGTCAGGCCCTGTTGAGAAGTCAGGAATTGCGGGGACGCAATATAATCTTTGCGTCGTAGCGTCTTTGCGTGGGGTAGGTTATGCAGGCTTTATTCCGTTGAGGTCCGTGGTACGTCCCGCCTCTTGGCGGGAAAGACGCGCGCTAACTGGATTCCATGATTCTCTGTTTTCTTTGTAATCCCAGTGACGTAAGGCAGCGTAAAAAATTTTCAGCATTCGCATAAGCGACCTTCTGGTTTTCGTACGCTATATCATCTGATAAAACTAAAACAGCTAACCTTGGTACTACAGAAAAACAGGCAGTCGCGTTGCGAATGCGCGGCCCCGCGGCCTGAGCGGATAGAAAGAATAAAGTCAACAGATTGTGCTGACATCACCAGGCTTTGATTGGAAGATCAATAAAAAGAAGACCTAACAAGTTGGAAGAAAACTTGTTAGGTCGGTTCGTTGATTGTTGTGGTGAGGCCCCTGTGGGGAAGTCAGGAATTACGGGGACGCAGAATAATCTTTGCATCGTAGCAGCTTGCCCCGCTGTGGCGGGGACTTTGCGCGGGGTTGGTTATGCAGACCTTATTCTATTGATGCCCGTGGCACGTCCCGCCTCTTGGCGGGAAAGACGCGCGCTAACTAAAAAAAGAAGACCTAACAAGTCGTAAAGAAGACTTGTCAGGTCGGTTCGTTGCTTGTTGTGGTGGGGCCCTGTGGAGAAGTCAGGAATTGCGGGGACACAATATAATCATTGCGTCATTGCGGCTTTGCGCGGGGTAGGTTATGCAGGTTTTATTCTGTTGAGGTCCGTTGCACGCGTGTGGTGATGTGATGATTTGAGAATGTGATGATTTGAGAATGAAAGAATGTGAAAATTTGAAAATGTTGTCGATCCGGCGGGTTCTATTGTGTTCTATTGTGTTCTATTGTGCCTATTGTGGTTTAATTACCTCCGTGGAAACTACTTGGAACGTGTCGGAAAGAAGCGCGCTAGCCGGATTCGTGCATTCGTGGCAATCACTGCTACCCTGACACACTTACGAGCCTCCAGAATTAGTATTTTCGCATTTTAAATCAATCCATGGATCAGGCGAAAAAGGCTTTCGAATTGATGAACCACTTTGGCGGCAAACGCCTGCCATTCCTGTTTGTCATTGACTTTGAATGCCGCAAACCGGTGGTGCTGCCATTGGAAGAGGCCGCAAAAGAAGGTATTTTCTTTGATTTCAGGGGGTATTCCAACGGAGCGCCGTCATTTTCAGCACCTGCGGATTCATTGATATTTGAAAAGTATCCCATCCCTTTCAGCGATTACCTGAAGGCCTTCGAACCCGTGATGGCCGGCCTGCAATCCGGCAATTCCTATCTGCTGAACCTTACCTTTCCGACACCCGTAAAGATCAACCGCACCCTGTCCGAAATCTTCTTCCTTAGCCGGGCGCCTTACAAACTGCTTTTCAGGGATGCGTTTACCGTTTTTTCGCCGGAGTGCTTTGTCAGGATTAATAACGGGGTCATCTCTTCCTTTCCCATGAAGGGCACCATCGACGCCGGTATGCCCGGTGCCGACCGCCTGCTGCTCGAAGATGCCAAAGAGATCGCCG
It includes:
- a CDS encoding anthranilate synthase component II, whose translation is MKILLLDNYDSFTWNLVQLLREAGANAIEVIKNDRDASAAAEAADAIVISPGPGLPSEAGNTCILIREWAGRKKMLGVCLGMQAMAEVFGGKLFQPGNILHGETVKVTPLLPADPLFAGLGTGFEAGLYHSWAVAAPLPACLRITSTDSRGVIMSLRHKEFDLCGVQFHPESVMTPEGLRMMKNWLGS
- a CDS encoding aminodeoxychorismate synthase component I; the protein is MDQAKKAFELMNHFGGKRLPFLFVIDFECRKPVVLPLEEAAKEGIFFDFRGYSNGAPSFSAPADSLIFEKYPIPFSDYLKAFEPVMAGLQSGNSYLLNLTFPTPVKINRTLSEIFFLSRAPYKLLFRDAFTVFSPECFVRINNGVISSFPMKGTIDAGMPGADRLLLEDAKEIAEHHTIVDLIRNDLSMVAEAVKVKRFRYLEEIRTNHRHLLQASSEITGRLPVDWASQVGTLLRALLPAGSISGAPKKKTLEIIRRAEPDERGYYTGICGIFDGHGLDSAVMIRFIENSPGGKLFRSGGGITINSNPESEYRELIDKVYVPFV